Proteins from a single region of Verrucomicrobiales bacterium:
- a CDS encoding VWA domain-containing protein: protein WCFVDQTELTREAPDWLHRVEQSHEPLIRKLRRQFYSLTRDWLRQRRQTSGSEFDLDAVVDSETERRSGHTPVEAIYLNRKRDLHDIAALVLLDVSYSTDAWIDNRRVLDVIRETVFCVGEVLEDYVEQFGIATFTSNTRRACSFEFIKPLAAPWRQTRGRLGAIEPRGYTRMGPALRHAQEQLLNTQASRKIVILVTDGRPCDYDRYEGQYGLMDVRKAIETGQAQGIRTHAFAVEKRAAECLPQMFTRHRYDIVPRPEILGSVMCRLFARLLAE from the coding sequence TTGGTGTTTCGTGGACCAGACCGAGCTTACCCGCGAGGCGCCGGATTGGTTGCACCGGGTAGAACAAAGTCACGAGCCACTCATCCGCAAACTCCGACGTCAGTTCTATTCATTGACCCGTGATTGGCTGCGGCAACGACGCCAAACATCCGGATCGGAATTCGATCTCGACGCGGTGGTCGACTCAGAAACCGAGCGGCGATCGGGCCACACTCCGGTCGAAGCTATCTATCTCAACCGAAAGCGCGACCTGCATGACATTGCGGCGCTGGTCTTGCTGGATGTCAGCTATTCCACCGACGCCTGGATCGACAACCGCCGAGTGTTGGATGTCATTCGAGAAACGGTGTTCTGCGTGGGAGAGGTCTTGGAGGATTATGTCGAGCAGTTTGGAATCGCGACCTTCACTTCGAACACCCGGAGGGCGTGCTCATTCGAATTCATCAAACCCCTCGCTGCGCCGTGGCGACAAACGCGAGGGCGGCTAGGCGCCATCGAACCACGCGGCTACACGCGCATGGGACCGGCGCTTCGTCATGCTCAGGAGCAGCTCTTGAACACGCAGGCTAGTCGCAAGATTGTAATCCTCGTCACGGACGGGCGGCCATGCGATTACGACCGCTACGAGGGCCAATATGGACTCATGGATGTGCGCAAAGCGATCGAGACGGGCCAGGCCCAGGGGATTCGAACTCATGCCTTCGCGGTGGAGAAACGTGCCGCCGAGTGTCTGCCGCAAATGTTCACCCGACATCGCTACGATATCGTCCCGCGTCCGGAGATTCTCGGCAGCGTGATGTGCCGGCTGTTTGCAAGGTTACTGGCGGAGTAG
- a CDS encoding CotH kinase family protein has protein sequence MNTKLITNALVLLALLSNAIAAQQSSAGSGTNGLQPSDIFRFTNVWTVHLSLTPEQWEAMEPKQNRQAGGRRGGSFLQGPEGGRNGIAAAFGYVYDYVRADLEFGTNRFKDVGVRYKGNGTFLSSRESLKRSLKLDLNQFVKGQKLAGMSQLNLHNSVRDPSGMNEAIAYRLFQDGGVPAPKTAYAKVYVTVPGKHDRRYLGLYDLIEDVGNTFAEERFGVRKGAVFKPVTPNLFSNLGDEWKSYNQTYDPKGELTEDQKRRVIEFSKFVSAASDSDFAAKVADYVDLDNVTRYMALTTWLVDMDGILGPGQNYYLYLHPKTQKFHFVPWDQDQPFGQFPRGTQEQRENLSIHKPWTGQNRFLDRLYKCESFQKLYLARLAEFNKTILQPDRIHQQTDMLAAILRAPIQEESPARLAEFQKAASGEKMTVAMGPGLGDTPVVPLKSFIKARGRSIADQLEGKLEGKTIGTGFGR, from the coding sequence ATGAACACGAAATTGATAACAAATGCCTTGGTTTTGCTGGCCCTGCTTTCGAATGCGATAGCCGCACAACAGTCTTCTGCCGGGAGCGGGACCAATGGTTTGCAGCCAAGCGACATTTTTCGTTTCACGAATGTTTGGACCGTTCATCTGAGCCTCACGCCGGAACAATGGGAAGCCATGGAGCCTAAACAGAATCGCCAAGCCGGTGGACGCCGTGGAGGCAGTTTTCTCCAAGGCCCGGAGGGAGGTCGAAACGGAATCGCCGCCGCGTTTGGATACGTTTACGACTACGTGCGAGCGGATTTGGAGTTTGGCACGAACAGGTTCAAAGACGTGGGGGTGCGCTACAAAGGCAACGGCACATTCCTAAGTTCACGTGAAAGTTTGAAGAGATCGCTCAAACTCGATCTAAATCAGTTCGTTAAGGGACAAAAGCTCGCCGGCATGTCGCAACTGAACCTTCACAATTCCGTGCGAGATCCAAGCGGGATGAACGAAGCGATTGCTTATCGACTCTTTCAGGACGGCGGCGTTCCCGCGCCCAAGACAGCCTACGCGAAGGTTTACGTTACGGTCCCGGGCAAGCACGATCGACGCTATTTGGGGCTCTACGATTTAATCGAGGATGTCGGCAACACGTTCGCTGAAGAACGTTTCGGCGTCAGAAAGGGAGCTGTCTTCAAACCCGTCACACCCAACCTCTTTTCGAATCTCGGTGACGAGTGGAAAAGCTACAACCAGACTTACGACCCGAAAGGCGAACTCACCGAAGATCAAAAACGGCGGGTCATTGAATTCAGCAAGTTCGTGTCGGCCGCATCCGATAGCGACTTCGCTGCAAAAGTCGCTGACTACGTGGATCTCGACAACGTCACCCGCTACATGGCGCTGACGACCTGGTTGGTGGACATGGACGGCATCCTTGGCCCTGGTCAGAATTACTACCTCTACCTCCATCCCAAGACCCAAAAGTTCCATTTTGTTCCGTGGGATCAGGATCAACCTTTTGGCCAGTTCCCACGCGGAACTCAGGAGCAGCGCGAAAATCTGAGCATTCACAAGCCATGGACGGGCCAGAACCGATTTCTGGATCGGCTCTACAAGTGCGAGTCATTCCAGAAGCTTTATCTTGCAAGACTGGCAGAGTTTAACAAAACGATCCTCCAACCGGACCGCATTCATCAGCAAACGGACATGTTGGCCGCCATTCTTCGTGCTCCAATTCAGGAGGAATCGCCAGCGCGTCTGGCCGAATTTCAAAAAGCAGCCAGTGGTGAAAAAATGACCGTCGCGATGGGACCGGGATTGGGTGACACACCGGTGGTACCGCTGAAGTCCTTCATTAAGGCGCGTGGCCGATCGATTGCTGATCAGCTTGAAGGCAAGCTGGAAGGGAAGACGATTGGCACCGGCTTTGGACGCTGA
- a CDS encoding PQQ-binding-like beta-propeller repeat protein — MNTRASLYLAASLFAYNALADDWPQWQGPDRNAHSKETGLLKEWPKEGPPLAWRIAGLGGGDSTPSIANGRIYGMSTRGEDELVWALSEKDGKEVWAAKVAPALRQNFHQSQEGPSATPTVDGDRLYVVGLAGNVACLQTADGKVLWQRSLVTDFGGGNPMWNFRESPLVDGDKVICTPGGQDAMLVALDKLTGKTLWKSALPASTNSGTNVPAAPSGGGGGRGGFGGSSIASNVGPQMFSQADANKDQKVSRAEFTALADMWFDRLDPEKSGKVTAAQFAERFYDAVPRAENPPGADTSAQRRPSRSTAPAFVTTTDTDKDGAVTRVELKDTFTKWYDQWDAEKTGTLTEEKLRAGLNAALPAPQSGGAGRGFGGRGGGGNNAGAGYSSPIAIDFEGQRQYVQFTSKAVVGVAAADGKFLWRYDRPANGMGINISTPLYHGGRVFAASAYGAGGGVVKLIKEANGGIKAEEVWFSRDMENHHGGVVLIDGALFGANGGNGGGYPVALDFETGQVLWNEKDADKRRLRKGSLAVADGRIYYRAEEGPIVLIEPSRKEYLERGRFEQPDRTRLPAWAHPVIANGKLYIRDQDTLFCYDVKAR, encoded by the coding sequence ATGAATACACGAGCCAGCCTTTACCTAGCCGCAAGTCTCTTTGCATACAATGCTTTGGCCGACGACTGGCCACAGTGGCAAGGACCAGACCGCAACGCACATTCCAAAGAAACCGGACTGCTCAAGGAATGGCCCAAAGAAGGTCCGCCGCTCGCTTGGAGAATTGCTGGGCTGGGTGGTGGCGACAGCACGCCGTCGATTGCGAACGGGCGCATTTACGGCATGAGCACCCGAGGCGAAGACGAGTTGGTCTGGGCGCTCTCGGAAAAGGACGGAAAGGAAGTCTGGGCGGCCAAAGTCGCACCCGCCCTACGCCAAAATTTTCATCAATCACAAGAAGGCCCCAGTGCCACCCCGACGGTGGATGGGGATCGTCTCTATGTGGTTGGGCTCGCGGGCAACGTGGCTTGCCTCCAGACGGCCGACGGCAAGGTGCTTTGGCAACGAAGCCTCGTCACCGATTTCGGTGGAGGTAACCCCATGTGGAACTTTCGCGAATCACCGCTGGTTGACGGCGACAAAGTCATCTGCACACCCGGAGGGCAAGACGCGATGCTGGTCGCGCTGGACAAGCTAACGGGCAAGACCCTTTGGAAAAGTGCGTTGCCAGCCAGCACGAACAGCGGAACGAATGTGCCTGCCGCACCTAGCGGAGGAGGCGGAGGGCGCGGTGGTTTCGGAGGGAGTTCGATCGCATCCAACGTTGGACCCCAAATGTTCTCCCAGGCCGATGCGAACAAAGACCAGAAAGTATCGCGGGCCGAGTTCACGGCTTTGGCGGATATGTGGTTTGATCGCCTCGATCCGGAAAAGTCTGGCAAAGTAACCGCAGCGCAGTTCGCGGAACGGTTTTATGATGCTGTCCCGAGGGCCGAGAACCCTCCCGGGGCGGACACTTCAGCGCAACGGCGTCCCAGTCGCAGCACTGCCCCGGCATTCGTTACGACGACCGATACGGACAAAGACGGTGCCGTGACCCGTGTTGAGCTGAAAGACACTTTCACCAAATGGTATGATCAATGGGACGCCGAAAAGACCGGAACTTTAACCGAAGAAAAACTCCGTGCTGGTTTGAATGCCGCTTTGCCCGCACCTCAATCTGGCGGTGCCGGCCGTGGCTTCGGCGGTAGAGGCGGAGGAGGGAACAACGCGGGTGCCGGCTATTCATCGCCTATCGCCATCGACTTTGAAGGGCAGCGGCAATATGTCCAATTTACCAGCAAAGCAGTCGTGGGGGTCGCGGCAGCTGATGGGAAGTTCTTGTGGCGCTATGATCGTCCGGCCAACGGCATGGGCATCAACATTTCCACGCCGCTCTACCATGGCGGCCGCGTGTTCGCCGCCTCCGCGTATGGCGCAGGCGGTGGCGTGGTCAAGTTGATCAAAGAGGCAAATGGAGGGATCAAGGCCGAGGAAGTATGGTTCTCACGAGATATGGAGAATCATCACGGCGGCGTGGTGCTGATCGATGGCGCCCTTTTTGGCGCGAATGGCGGGAATGGCGGTGGCTATCCTGTCGCACTGGACTTTGAAACTGGACAGGTCCTCTGGAACGAAAAGGATGCTGACAAGAGGCGATTGAGGAAAGGTTCCCTGGCCGTGGCTGACGGGCGGATATACTATCGCGCTGAAGAGGGCCCAATCGTTTTGATTGAGCCTAGTCGCAAGGAATATCTGGAACGAGGTCGCTTCGAGCAACCCGATCGTACCCGCCTTCCCGCGTGGGCTCACCCGGTCATCGCAAATGGCAAGCTCTACATCCGCGATCAGGACACGCTGTTCTGTTACGACGTGAAGGCGAGATAA